The Oncorhynchus keta strain PuntledgeMale-10-30-2019 chromosome 22, Oket_V2, whole genome shotgun sequence genome includes the window tgaccggtcATTTTTATACACTAATCGTCGTCTCACCCAGTCATTTCTAATTACCGGTCATTTTTATACACTAATTGTcgtctcacccattcatttctaatgaccggtcatttttatacactaattgtcatctcacccattcatttctaatgaccggtcTCATCATTAATGACCGGTCATTTTATACACTAATACATTTCTAATTCTCACCCATTCATCTCACctcattcatttctaatgaccggtcatttttatacactaattgtcatctcacccattcatttctaatgacccATTTTTATACACTAATTGTCGTCTCACCCAATTTCTAATGACCGGTCATTTTTATACACTAATTGTCatctcacccattcatttctaatgaccggtcATTTTTATACACTAATTGTCATCTCACCATTTCTAATTACCGGTCATTTTTATACACTAATTGTcgtctcacccattcatttctaatgaccggtcATTTTTATACACTAATTGTCATCTCACCTTCATTTCCCATTTTTATACACTAATTGTCATCATTTCtattcatttctaatgaccggtGACCGACCGTCATTTTTATACACTAATTGTCGTCTCACCCAGtcatttctaatgaccggtcTAATTTCatctcacccattcatttctaatgaccggtcATTTTTATACACTAATTGTCGTCTCACCCAGtcatttctaatgaccggtcatttttatacactaattgtcgtctcacccattcatttctaatgaccggtcatttttatacactaattgtcgtctcacccattcatttctaatgaccggtcatttttatacactaattgtcgtctcacccattcatttctaataACCGGTCATTTTTATACACTAATTGTcgtctcacccattcatttctaataACCGGTCATTTTTATACACTAATTGTcgtctcacccattcatttctaataACCGGTCATTTTTGACTGGGAACACTACAGCTGTACAAACGgtaaataaaacacccaaaatgtaatgaaaatcataaaaatgtattttgtttgttcagatgccctgtgtggaaaaagtaatggaaccttatgacaatcagatgaaattaactacatttttcagagagaaaacttgtaaatcggtccaattCAACCcgaacacagcaggagggttaaaaATAGCACGTCAAAAAGCTTTAGAGACAATACTAATCTAGACAAATTGTTACTGGAACAGTCCAAACATTCCAAAACCCAACCAACCTTATTACAGTCTTTCTAACACAAAACAGTTCAAACTGTTCTTTGAATGTTAAACATGCAAATATGACATTTTCTTTTATTGAAACCCCTAGAAAATATCCCTTTGGTCTTGTAGTGTAGGCTTTTACATTATATTCTACACAGATAAGTCAATATAACAAATGGTCTCAAATGTCCTGGTGCAGTTTAATGTATATATGGGGTTCTATGCCTAGTTGGCAGGGCCTGGGAGTTACTAGTATGTGAATGTGTTCTCTGTCTTGTAGCCCAGAGTGGAAAGGTTGGGGAGGCATGCATGCTGGATCATGGGGGGTGGGCCACACATGACAATAAGCACATCGTTGGACGCCGGGGGAAGGTGCGCTTTCATCATATTAGCGTTCACAAATCCTGAGCTGTACTTCCAGTCTGTAATCAGAGGAAAGGACACAAGCTGAATTCCAACGCTTTTAATCAACAGATAAGGATCAGCTATGCAGGCCAATGAAATGATAACACCTTGTTAGCGAGGACATGTTCGCTTTCAAATACTTGTTTCGACGTATCACTATGGGTTGAGCCCCTTCCCCTTTATAAGGCGCCACTCGCCCGTCCTCTGGTTATTCTCGCCTCTCTTCCTTGCTAAGATCACTACGCTCCGGAAGCTCTCTTCAGCACAACATGATCCCGGTCTTCCAGCTTTACAGTTTTCAGACTAACCTTTGTGGTTAATGCCGCCGAAAGTAGGACCTTAGCTCTCATCTTTTGTGTTGAACAAACCAACCGAAAGGAATGTTTTTGCATCGTGTAAAATAAGCTCTTTTGCATTTTTCTACTCATTAAGTCTCTGTAGTAGCTAGCGTCACACGGCTAGCTACGGAAACTTGACTAGTTCTCGCTGAAAGGCTTAGCTAAGCTGGATAGCTCACAACAAGGCCAGCAAAACCACCAAACTAGCTTTTCTACCTGGAAAGGTAGAATGTCTAGCTCACCTCTCCCGTTCAGTTCCACCCTCGTTCCCTTGTGCCGTGTTGACTAGACTGACCATTCTGGCTTCACAGCTCGACGATTGAGAGAAACACTTTGTTTGTCGAAAGATCAAACCCGAGTCCTGCACGCACTGTAGGGAATTTCCTACTACTGACCTCAGCCTTCGAGCGAGGAGGCTACTCCACGACCCCAACCCACCTGGGCCGAGGTGATGGATACCCAGATGACCTCCACCAGCTGCTTCAAAATATAGCCGTGGGGGAAGGAGACGGGGACCTCGTTATCGACGAGGGAAATGACGATGGCATGGCTAATCTCCGCCCTCAGTGGAGCATCGTTGCCTGATGATACATTTGAGCTTATCGAATTCTGCAAACAGGCAGAGGCCAGGTTCCATATTTAGTGGCCCGCAAACGGAAGCTAGACAACTGGGGACAAACCTTCGTCTATGAGGCTAGGCACTTTGATAACATGGACGTTAAGGACATGGAGGAGCTGGGCTTTGGCAAACCTCTGGTAGTCTTCCCAAGGAGAGTAGTGCCGGTCAGTTACGAGGCACTGGGATTGAGGTGGTTGGCCAGTGACGGCTCAACTACCAGACATTTGGCAAAACCAAGCTCCTCCATGTCCTTAATGGTCTACATGTCTGCGGCACATTCAGTGCGGGCGTGGAACATAACGTCGCTACTGTTGGCTTACCAGGATGATTTGCTGCTAGAGATGGGCACGTGTCCAGCCTCCGGACAAAGAAAATGCAGATTCCCTTGATGCTCCTACCGCCATGTGACAAAAGTGAGAACTTCGCAAGAAGGAAAGTGAAGCCTTCAACTTCTGCCTGCCCCGCAGACCTGGGTACCGTGGCAACCCATTCTACCCCTCCACGAGCCAAGGCTTCGTGGCAGGGAGAGGGCAACACACTGGCACCAGGGTTTTCCATGGTGCCagttggataccacaaaattaaaatgtaaaaagtaaataaaataaaaatgatctGCTTTCAAAAGCGCAAGGAAGACAGGCATGCTTGAGAATAACCAGAGGGGCGAGTACAACCTAATAAAGGGGGAGTTGCTCactcaacctgtctgtctccgaAATACATTATGTGATTGGTTATTTCCAGTAGTGATCCGCCTGGAGAAAATCCCATAGTGATACATCTCACTCGTATATCAGAGAACTGTTCTCACAGGGAACTGTGAGCTTCCTTCTTGTGGAGCTAATTAACGAGTTCCAGGACAGACAAGGAGCTACAGTATAGCTGGTGGGTCACATGGCAAAACATAATATAAATAGAACATTAAGATCATAGTAATGTTGGGATATGATTGAAGGGGGAAATGTTTTCCATTGATTCAGCTTGCAGTTTACTGTACAACAGTAACACTTTAATAAACCAGTTGAAAAGGGTTGCTGCAGGTGCACCTtttgagattttttgttgttCTTGTCACCATACAAAGGGTATTATAATATGGTAAGACAGCATGGTAAAAATGATTTATTGCCGTTCAAAAAGGACGATAGAATGGCATTAGCCCATGACAACCCCGTAGCTTTCTATTTGTCATTATGGAACACTATGGTCTTACCCTGTGGAGGCTTGTCAAGAGTGTAGGACAGGTTGAGTTGGTCAGAGTGACTCTTCAGCACCTCCTCTAGTTCATCCCGCAGTAGGATATCCTTGTCAGTCTGGGGGAGAATCATCATTAGATTAAGGTTTACAGGTGTGACATATGTATGTCACTGGCGTATGTCATTGAGTTTTGTTAGACCATTCTAAAAGGTGACACTGGTCTTGGTTGTCTATCATCAGATGATTGTCATCGATTTTGTATTCATTACAAGCTTTGTGCCCACTTCATTGATAATCCACCATGATGGTTCATAGTGTGTGGGATATGACTCAGGTTCTTCCTCAGATTTGGACAAGAATCCACACTTCCCTGTGCACTGGTGCGACTGACCTGGTTAGCAAATATGAGCGAGCACTTGGTGTTGTCTGCAGGGTCTCCTGTAATACTGCGAATCAGCTGCAGCATGGGGGTAATCCCTGAAAAAGCACCAGGACATTTATGCCAATTTTCACGTCTGCTTCCCAGAACACATGAATTGTGCTGAAACAGTTACACAAATCTTGTTTTCATCAAGAAGAAAAAGACATCTCATTCCGAAAAGATTTATGCTGCCCACATATTTCTGTATAAATACATGACACGTACATTTTAAAGATATGAGGTCCATACCTGTTCCACCAGCGATCATTCCAACATGTTTAAACTTGCGGACCTTGGCCTCAGACTTCTTATCAGGTCGAATGGCAAATTTGCCTTAAAATGAGGAGAAATCTGTTTAAAATGAAGTAAATTGAGAAAGGGCTGGTGCATTGTAATACACTGCCCTCTGTTGGTCACAAAATGATAATGTCATGATGAAACAGCATAGTACACATGACTAGAATGTCTcgatcacacacagacacacacaccatttccTGTGTATACAAGGAGTCCATTGGGTCCTCTGAAATCTATTTGGTCCCCAATGCTCATGGCGTCCAGGTACTGGGACATCTTTCCTCCGTCAGGATAGTTAGGATGAGTGTTTTTGTAGTACACCTTGGAAAACATGGGCACAAGTTAAGATCAATGTCAAATGATGAATAGTCTTACAAGTCATTCAACTGATTAAAATGCAATTCTAACGATTCATACACATCCATCCATCTTTATGGTGTTAGATCCTTGCTGTTATATTGTAACAAGTCTGAACAAACTCAAATGATCTGTTGAATGGGCTGTTGAATAAGAGTACCTTGTCCACCAGGTCCACAAAGCCCTGGTCCTCATCACTGGAGACAGGAGTGTAGGCCCGGATGACCAGGCTCCCATTCACCTTAGCTGACAGGTACACATGCTGTCCTGGATGGGCGGAAAGGGTACATGGGGTGAAAGGGGCAGAAGCGGGATAGTACTACCTTCTCAGTCAGCTCTTGCTGTATTTATAAGTCCTGATATGCCCAGATAAGTAGGTCTCTGGCCTGATAGGATATCGGTGCTGTTGCACTGTCTGATGAATGAGGTGGGTGTGTAGTGTAGCCTCAGTACCTACTGGCAGTCCAAGGACATGTGTGGGAGAGGGAAGGCCAAAGCGAAAGCGCTTTGTATCATGGCTTATATCCTGTGCAGAAACAGCAAAATGGGAGTACTGTAACTTTTCAGCCATTCAAAAAGCTTTGTGGGTGGGAATATCCTGCATTTGAATATCATTGGCAGACAAAGTTAAAAGCAGCTTAAAGGTAAACTTGAACTattatttcaatcaatcaattattTGTGACAATCCTGTGTCAGAATCAGAATGATTTCCTTGCAGGTATAGGATCATACTAACTCTAAAACAAGTAGAGAAAGACATGTAACTCTAGGCGAACCTCTTTCTCTATGAGTGGCAGTGGATATTTAACTGTAGA containing:
- the LOC118400738 gene encoding NADH-cytochrome b5 reductase 2, with protein sequence MESLTVPVVVGTSVVVLTGLYFLLRGDKKKKPLPQTLQDSTVKYPLPLIEKEDISHDTKRFRFGLPSPTHVLGLPVGQHVYLSAKVNGSLVIRAYTPVSSDEDQGFVDLVDKVYYKNTHPNYPDGGKMSQYLDAMSIGDQIDFRGPNGLLVYTGNGKFAIRPDKKSEAKVRKFKHVGMIAGGTGITPMLQLIRSITGDPADNTKCSLIFANQTDKDILLRDELEEVLKSHSDQLNLSYTLDKPPQDWKYSSGFVNANMMKAHLPPASNDVLIVMCGPPPMIQHACLPNLSTLGYKTENTFTY